In Syntrophotaleaceae bacterium, a genomic segment contains:
- the proB gene encoding glutamate 5-kinase, which translates to MRKELVSQIRRVVVKVGSGVIFGGNGVDESVIKGISTDICELVRQGYEVLLVTSGAVATGKGDLGIVGRPPTIPLKQAAAAIGQSRLMRYYKDAFREHNRVVAQILLTRDDLANRRRFLNARNTLMTLLEYGVTPIINENDTVVVDEIRFGDNDNLSALVTSLAEADLLVILSDVDGLFDSNPKKNSAARLIPLVEQITSEIEAMAGGAGSDVGTGGMSTKIEAAKRATLYGVGTVIVNGRLPGVLPRILAGEEVGTWFRAVPDRLKARKHWIAFTKKTRGVLYVDDGARRALLEKGKSLLPRGVARIEGPFDRGDAVRICDLEGHELARGVIGYSRQELALIIGRKSSEIEQVLGYKYGDEVVHRDNLVLTQ; encoded by the coding sequence ATGCGCAAAGAGCTTGTCTCTCAAATCAGGCGGGTGGTGGTCAAGGTCGGCAGCGGGGTTATTTTCGGCGGTAACGGCGTCGACGAGTCCGTTATCAAAGGTATCTCCACCGATATCTGCGAGCTGGTCAGGCAGGGCTACGAAGTGCTGCTGGTCACCAGCGGGGCCGTTGCCACCGGCAAGGGGGATCTTGGCATTGTGGGTCGGCCGCCGACAATTCCCCTCAAGCAGGCGGCTGCGGCCATAGGGCAAAGCAGGCTGATGCGCTATTACAAGGACGCTTTTCGGGAGCACAACCGCGTGGTCGCTCAGATTCTGCTGACCCGCGACGATCTGGCCAACCGGCGCCGGTTCCTGAACGCCCGCAATACCCTGATGACCCTGCTCGAATACGGCGTTACCCCCATCATCAACGAAAATGATACCGTTGTGGTGGACGAGATCCGTTTCGGCGACAACGACAATCTCTCGGCGCTGGTCACCAGCCTGGCCGAAGCCGACCTGCTGGTCATCCTGTCCGATGTCGACGGCCTGTTTGACAGCAATCCCAAAAAGAATTCCGCAGCCCGGCTGATTCCGCTGGTCGAGCAGATCACCTCCGAAATCGAAGCGATGGCCGGAGGAGCCGGGTCAGATGTCGGGACCGGAGGCATGTCCACCAAGATCGAGGCTGCCAAGAGAGCGACCCTCTATGGCGTCGGCACGGTGATCGTCAACGGCCGGCTTCCCGGCGTGCTGCCCAGGATATTGGCTGGGGAGGAGGTCGGCACCTGGTTCCGCGCCGTTCCCGACCGGCTTAAGGCTCGCAAGCACTGGATCGCCTTCACCAAAAAGACCCGCGGGGTGCTGTATGTCGACGACGGGGCGCGGCGGGCTCTGCTAGAAAAGGGGAAGAGCCTGCTGCCGAGGGGGGTGGCCAGGATCGAGGGGCCCTTCGACCGGGGGGATGCAGTGCGCATCTGCGATCTCGAGGGACATGAGCTGGCCAGGGGGGTCATCGGCTATTCGCGGCAGGAACTGGCACTGATCATCGGGCGCAAGTCCTCTGAAATCGAACAGGTCCTGGGCTATAAATATGGAGACGAAGTCGTGCACCGGGACAACCTGGTGCTGACGCAATAA
- a CDS encoding glutamate-5-semialdehyde dehydrogenase — protein sequence MSIRDQVVTLAREAKDATRILANLSSNVKNDMLRRMAAGLETAVPALIEANEKDLQRAREKGLSVAMIDRLVLNEERIRAMAGGLREVAELPDPVGEITGMWRRPSGIQVGRMRIPLGVIGIVYESRPNVTADAAALCLKSGNAVILRGGSEAINSNLAIGAVLKKELLALGLPSGSLQVVPTTDREAITELLKLEDYIDLIIPRGGEGLIRFVSENSRIPVIKHYKGVCHTFVDASADYEMAERICINAKVQRPGVCNAMETLLIHKDIAETFVPFIAASLKAKGVELRGCSVTREFAPEVKPATDEDWEAEYLDLILAVRVVDDLDQAIEHIRRYGSLHTEVIITQDYPNSQRFLREVNSSVVMVNASSRFSDGQQFGLGAEIGISTTKLHSFGPMGLEDLTTRKFVVLGDGQIRQ from the coding sequence ATGAGCATTCGCGATCAGGTCGTGACTCTGGCCCGGGAAGCCAAGGACGCCACCCGGATTCTGGCCAACCTTTCTTCAAACGTGAAGAACGACATGCTGCGGCGCATGGCCGCCGGTCTGGAGACGGCAGTGCCCGCCCTGATCGAGGCCAACGAAAAGGACCTGCAGCGCGCCCGGGAAAAAGGGCTGTCTGTGGCGATGATCGACCGGCTGGTGCTGAACGAGGAGCGCATTAGGGCCATGGCTGGCGGGCTGCGGGAGGTGGCGGAACTGCCTGATCCGGTTGGCGAAATCACCGGCATGTGGCGGCGGCCCAGCGGCATTCAGGTCGGGCGCATGCGCATTCCCCTGGGAGTGATCGGTATCGTCTACGAATCGCGCCCCAACGTCACCGCCGATGCCGCCGCCCTCTGCCTGAAAAGCGGCAATGCGGTCATCCTGCGTGGCGGTTCCGAAGCGATCAACTCCAATCTTGCCATCGGCGCCGTTCTGAAAAAGGAGCTGCTGGCCCTCGGCCTGCCCTCCGGCTCCCTGCAGGTGGTGCCGACCACCGACCGGGAAGCGATCACCGAACTGCTCAAGCTCGAAGATTACATCGATCTGATCATCCCCCGCGGCGGCGAAGGGCTGATCCGCTTTGTCAGCGAAAACTCACGCATCCCGGTGATCAAGCATTACAAGGGGGTCTGTCACACCTTCGTCGACGCCAGCGCCGACTACGAAATGGCCGAAAGAATCTGCATCAACGCCAAGGTGCAGCGCCCGGGGGTCTGCAACGCCATGGAAACGCTGCTCATCCACAAGGATATCGCCGAGACCTTCGTGCCGTTCATCGCCGCCTCCCTCAAGGCGAAGGGGGTCGAGCTGCGCGGCTGCTCGGTGACCCGCGAATTCGCTCCGGAAGTCAAACCGGCTACCGACGAGGACTGGGAGGCCGAATATCTCGATCTGATCCTGGCGGTGCGGGTGGTGGACGATCTGGACCAGGCGATCGAGCACATCCGCCGCTACGGCTCGCTGCACACCGAGGTCATCATCACCCAGGACTACCCCAATTCGCAGCGCTTTCTGCGCGAGGTCAATTCCAGCGTGGTCATGGTCAACGCCTCCTCCCGCTTTTCCGACGGGCAGCAGTTCGGCCTGGGCGCGGAGATCGGCATCTCCACCACCAAACTGCACTCCTTCGGTCCCATGGGGCTGGAGGATCTGACCACCCGCAAGTTCGTCGTCCTTGGCGACGGCCAGATCCGGCAGTAG
- the nadD gene encoding nicotinate-nucleotide adenylyltransferase, whose translation MKTGILGGTFNPIHFAHLRIAEEVREKCDLDRVLFLPAATPPHKPLADDIPFADRLAMAELAVTGNPAFAVSDLEGRRPGKSYSVKTLELLHQAEPEDSFYFIIGMDSYRSIDTWKDYPRLFELTNLVVSTRPGSPAGDPLELLPVVIRGEFCYDEPNVLRHRSGNRVILLEETFLDISSTHIRQLVAEGRSIRYLLPEAVEEYINRYGFYRDREVDGKPPKKG comes from the coding sequence ATGAAGACCGGCATTCTGGGAGGCACCTTCAATCCCATACACTTTGCGCATCTGCGTATCGCGGAAGAGGTGAGGGAGAAGTGCGACCTCGACCGGGTTCTGTTTCTGCCGGCCGCAACTCCGCCCCACAAGCCACTGGCCGACGATATCCCCTTTGCCGACCGCCTCGCCATGGCCGAACTGGCAGTGACGGGCAATCCGGCTTTCGCGGTCAGCGATCTGGAGGGGCGGCGTCCGGGAAAGAGCTATTCGGTCAAGACGCTCGAGCTGCTGCACCAGGCGGAGCCGGAGGATTCCTTTTACTTCATCATCGGCATGGATTCCTACCGCTCCATCGATACCTGGAAGGATTACCCGCGCCTGTTCGAGTTAACCAACCTGGTGGTATCCACCCGTCCGGGCAGTCCTGCCGGCGACCCACTGGAGCTGCTGCCCGTTGTCATACGGGGGGAGTTCTGCTACGATGAGCCCAACGTGCTGCGGCACCGCAGTGGCAATCGGGTGATCCTGTTGGAGGAAACCTTTCTCGATATCTCCTCCACCCATATCCGGCAGCTGGTCGCCGAGGGTCGCTCCATCCGCTATCTGCTGCCGGAAGCGGTTGAAGAATATATAAACCGATACGGTTTCTACCGCGACCGGGAGGTTGACGGGAAACCGCCGAAGAAAGGTTAG
- the rsfS gene encoding ribosome silencing factor, with the protein MQTKQRALLCAAYALEKKASNVRLLDVRGISSLTDYLLIASGRSDRQVQAVAESVHLGLKKEHATPPLAIEGMNEGRWILIDYGDVMVHVFQDPVRDYYDLDGLWSEAAEVVIPEEYHWEHKAARS; encoded by the coding sequence TTGCAAACAAAACAACGCGCCCTGCTCTGTGCAGCCTACGCCCTGGAAAAGAAAGCGAGCAATGTGCGTCTGCTCGATGTCCGCGGCATCTCCTCCCTGACCGATTATCTGCTCATCGCTTCAGGCCGTTCCGACCGGCAGGTGCAGGCGGTGGCGGAATCGGTGCACCTGGGCCTGAAAAAGGAACACGCCACCCCGCCCCTGGCCATCGAGGGGATGAATGAAGGCCGCTGGATTCTCATCGATTACGGCGATGTGATGGTGCATGTGTTTCAGGACCCGGTCAGGGACTATTACGATCTGGACGGCCTCTGGAGCGAAGCCGCCGAGGTGGTCATCCCGGAAGAGTATCACTGGGAACATAAGGCCGCGAGGTCGTGA
- the rlmH gene encoding 23S rRNA (pseudouridine(1915)-N(3))-methyltransferase RlmH, with translation MKITLICVGRLSQTYLREGVEEYAARIERYLPFRVVELKEEKSGGKDSPRVALDREGRRILERVPSGAFVILLDERGESLTSEELAAELGKHMVEGTGDLVFVIGGAYGVSGEVKQAANRRLSLSAMTFTHQMARLFLLEQLYRGFSILRNEPYHNR, from the coding sequence GTGAAAATCACCTTGATATGCGTCGGCCGCCTGTCCCAGACGTATCTGCGAGAGGGGGTGGAGGAATACGCGGCGCGTATCGAGCGATATCTGCCTTTCCGGGTGGTCGAGCTCAAGGAGGAGAAGTCGGGCGGCAAGGATTCCCCCCGGGTGGCCCTTGACCGCGAGGGTCGCCGGATCCTCGAGCGGGTTCCATCCGGTGCCTTTGTGATACTGCTGGATGAAAGGGGTGAATCCCTCACCTCTGAAGAGCTTGCGGCGGAATTGGGAAAGCACATGGTCGAGGGAACCGGCGATCTCGTTTTCGTCATTGGTGGTGCCTACGGAGTGAGCGGGGAGGTTAAACAGGCCGCCAACCGCCGGTTGTCGCTGTCGGCCATGACCTTCACCCACCAGATGGCCCGCCTTTTCCTGCTCGAACAGCTATACCGGGGCTTCAGCATTCTGCGCAACGAGCCTTACCATAACCGCTGA
- a CDS encoding tetratricopeptide repeat protein: MVLMAFILLIILFLAFFIYFSWLNPHEVAVIFTPEFQVSAKVPLVVISCILIGLLIGYLTNLYGSATYMIRDWRRSRSNKKRNEVFSLHQEARGSLAAGDYRKARRLLQKAVTLDSSRVDVLLTFAELALAEGNPGEAINHIQRARKLDPQDIAVLFCQARANLKAGQREEAAAAYSLVLEFDGDSQQALRELRSIYMDQHRWRDALELQKRLAKKNSKDLPAAEKTLLEGLRFEVACVLRDEGKQEQALSDLQSLVKNSPEFMPARVLLGDIYLGMGRSEEAARIWQEGYIQSGRSVFLSRLEDLAMAEENPTALLNFYRNTVDTRPDDLILKLFNGKFFLRLEMIEEALEQFSEVEKTGADFPWLHLLLAETHVRRRRLHDAIEEYRQALGGNGRFRPGYVCSECGGHMGQWQGRCESCGSWGSLQLTDFHLIKGAPATELREIHHGERQG, from the coding sequence ATGGTCCTCATGGCATTCATACTCCTCATCATTCTCTTTCTTGCCTTTTTCATCTATTTTTCCTGGCTGAATCCGCACGAGGTGGCGGTCATTTTCACCCCCGAATTCCAGGTCTCGGCCAAGGTTCCTCTGGTCGTTATCAGCTGCATCCTGATCGGCCTGCTGATCGGCTATCTGACCAATCTCTATGGGTCCGCCACCTATATGATCCGGGATTGGCGCCGCAGCCGCAGCAACAAGAAACGTAATGAAGTCTTCTCTCTGCATCAGGAAGCCAGGGGCAGCCTTGCCGCAGGGGACTACCGTAAAGCCAGACGTCTGCTGCAGAAAGCCGTCACACTGGACAGCTCCCGGGTCGACGTACTGCTGACTTTTGCCGAACTTGCCCTGGCCGAGGGCAATCCGGGAGAAGCGATCAATCATATTCAGCGCGCCAGAAAACTGGATCCTCAGGACATAGCGGTCCTGTTCTGCCAGGCCAGGGCCAACCTCAAGGCCGGACAGAGGGAGGAGGCGGCCGCCGCCTATTCCCTGGTGCTCGAATTCGACGGCGACAGCCAGCAGGCGTTGCGGGAATTGCGCAGCATCTACATGGACCAGCATCGCTGGCGGGATGCACTGGAGCTGCAGAAACGCCTGGCCAAGAAAAACTCGAAAGATCTGCCTGCGGCGGAAAAAACCCTGCTGGAAGGGCTGCGTTTCGAAGTGGCCTGTGTGCTTCGGGATGAAGGGAAGCAGGAACAGGCCCTCAGTGATCTGCAATCCCTCGTCAAGAACTCTCCCGAATTCATGCCGGCCCGGGTCCTGCTGGGGGACATTTACCTGGGCATGGGGCGCAGTGAAGAGGCCGCGCGGATCTGGCAGGAAGGCTATATCCAGTCGGGGCGCAGCGTTTTTCTGTCCCGCCTGGAAGACTTGGCGATGGCTGAGGAAAATCCCACGGCCCTCCTCAATTTCTATCGCAACACAGTGGACACCCGGCCCGACGATCTGATTCTGAAGCTGTTCAACGGCAAGTTCTTTCTGCGCCTGGAGATGATCGAAGAGGCACTGGAGCAGTTTTCCGAAGTGGAAAAGACCGGTGCCGATTTCCCCTGGCTCCATCTGCTGCTGGCAGAGACTCATGTTCGGCGCCGGCGGCTTCACGACGCCATCGAGGAGTATCGGCAGGCCCTTGGCGGGAACGGCCGCTTCCGTCCGGGATACGTCTGCAGCGAATGCGGCGGTCATATGGGACAGTGGCAGGGACGCTGCGAGTCCTGTGGTTCCTGGGGCTCCCTGCAATTGACGGACTTTCATCTGATCAAGGGTGCGCCCGCCACCGAACTGCGGGAAATCCATCATGGAGAAAGGCAGGGATGA
- the gpmI gene encoding 2,3-bisphosphoglycerate-independent phosphoglycerate mutase, with amino-acid sequence MMTRPRRPLVLMILDGWGINSSCEGNAVCLARTPRLDELFEKYPSTRLAVSGRDVGLPDGQMGNSEVGHLNIGAGRIVYQDLTRISRSIETGDFFTNPVLTGAMSSIRAAAGKLHLMGLLSDGGVHSHISHLYALVDLARREGIQEICIHAFLDGRDTPPQSGAGYLADLEKNLAAMGTGRVATVIGRFYAMDRDNRWDRVEQAYQALTEGVGSIRGTSAEAISLAYEAGQTDEFVEPCIISAGDPSGRVDDGDGIIFFNFRADRAREITRAFTQKDFSGFRRNKVPDLAAYVCLTEYDATFDLPVAYPPESYRNILGQVIAEAGLRQLRIAETEKYAHVTFFFNGGSEIPFAGEDRVLIPSPQEVKTYDLKPSMSAPEVAEEMVQRVESGLYDLIVLNFANPDMVGHSGNLGAAVAAMEAVDNCVGGVVEAVLGAGGALLITADHGNCEQMVDSAGRPHTAHTANPVPLILVDPGRTGSRLREGILADIAPTILDLMGLAQPAEMTGHSLLDA; translated from the coding sequence ATGATGACCCGCCCGAGACGCCCCCTGGTGCTGATGATTCTGGATGGCTGGGGGATCAACTCATCCTGCGAGGGAAACGCCGTCTGTTTGGCCCGTACACCCAGGCTGGACGAACTGTTCGAAAAATACCCCTCGACCCGCCTGGCAGTCAGTGGTCGAGATGTGGGCCTGCCGGATGGTCAGATGGGGAATTCGGAGGTCGGACATCTCAATATCGGGGCGGGCCGTATCGTCTACCAGGATCTGACCCGCATCAGCCGCAGTATCGAAACGGGCGATTTCTTCACCAATCCGGTGCTGACCGGCGCCATGTCCTCGATTCGAGCCGCCGCCGGCAAGCTTCACCTGATGGGTCTGCTCTCCGACGGGGGCGTTCATTCCCATATCAGCCACCTCTATGCACTGGTTGACCTGGCCCGCCGTGAAGGCATTCAGGAGATCTGCATTCACGCCTTTCTCGACGGACGGGACACCCCTCCGCAGAGCGGCGCCGGCTATCTTGCCGATCTGGAAAAAAATCTTGCGGCTATGGGAACCGGCCGGGTAGCCACGGTCATCGGCCGGTTCTATGCCATGGACAGGGACAACCGCTGGGATCGGGTCGAACAGGCTTACCAGGCCCTGACCGAAGGGGTGGGGTCGATCCGCGGGACAAGCGCCGAAGCCATTTCCCTGGCCTACGAAGCCGGGCAGACCGATGAATTCGTCGAACCCTGCATAATATCGGCAGGGGATCCCTCCGGAAGGGTCGATGACGGGGACGGCATCATTTTCTTCAATTTCCGGGCCGACCGGGCTCGGGAAATAACCCGAGCCTTCACCCAGAAGGATTTTTCCGGTTTCAGGCGTAACAAGGTGCCTGATCTGGCTGCCTACGTCTGTCTCACTGAATACGATGCCACCTTCGACCTGCCGGTCGCCTACCCACCGGAAAGCTACCGCAACATTCTGGGACAGGTGATTGCCGAAGCCGGTTTGCGGCAGCTGCGCATCGCCGAAACGGAAAAGTACGCCCACGTCACCTTTTTCTTTAACGGTGGGAGCGAAATCCCTTTCGCAGGAGAGGACCGCGTATTGATCCCATCCCCGCAGGAGGTCAAAACCTACGACCTGAAGCCGTCCATGAGTGCGCCGGAGGTGGCCGAGGAGATGGTGCAGCGCGTGGAATCGGGCCTATACGACCTGATCGTGCTCAATTTCGCCAATCCCGACATGGTCGGCCACAGCGGCAACCTCGGCGCTGCGGTGGCCGCCATGGAAGCGGTCGACAACTGTGTGGGAGGGGTCGTGGAAGCGGTTCTGGGGGCCGGCGGTGCCCTGCTGATAACGGCAGACCATGGCAACTGCGAACAGATGGTGGACAGTGCCGGCAGGCCCCATACCGCTCACACGGCCAATCCGGTGCCGCTGATCCTGGTCGATCCGGGGAGGACCGGCAGCCGCCTGCGGGAAGGCATTTTGGCCGATATCGCGCCAACCATTCTGGATCTGATGGGGCTGGCGCAACCGGCTGAGATGACCGGCCACAGCCTGCTGGATGCATAA
- a CDS encoding ComF family protein yields MSLLQNFRRELSGLIDLLLPPACPLCGGLLNQGGRQNFCTACMQGIHPVSPPHCPRCLLPYPSQEGSDHLCQSCLLDPPSFAMVNSVGLYEDSLRQAIHRFKYRGVFSLDRPLGILLAAALESLGPDPAPDLLIPVPLHASRLRQRGYNQSLLLARVLGRRWKKPVPTRLLVRKRPTMPQQGLKAADRLRNLKGAFEVRFPIDGQSVLLIDDVMTTGATARECARTLLKAGAREVSVAVLGRARLH; encoded by the coding sequence GTGTCCCTGCTCCAAAATTTCCGCCGGGAGCTGTCCGGCCTGATCGACCTGCTGCTGCCCCCCGCCTGTCCCCTGTGTGGCGGACTGCTGAACCAGGGGGGACGGCAGAATTTCTGCACTGCCTGTATGCAGGGTATTCATCCGGTTTCCCCGCCTCACTGCCCCCGCTGCCTGTTGCCCTACCCTTCGCAAGAAGGGTCCGATCATCTCTGCCAGTCTTGCCTGCTGGATCCGCCATCTTTTGCAATGGTCAACAGCGTCGGGCTTTATGAAGACAGCCTGCGACAGGCGATCCACCGGTTCAAATACCGGGGCGTTTTTTCCCTCGATCGTCCCCTGGGCATCCTGCTCGCCGCGGCTTTGGAAAGCCTCGGCCCGGATCCTGCTCCCGACCTGCTGATTCCGGTGCCGCTCCATGCGTCCCGCCTGCGGCAGCGGGGATACAACCAGTCCCTGCTGCTGGCCAGAGTGCTGGGCCGGCGCTGGAAAAAGCCGGTGCCCACCCGGCTGTTGGTGCGGAAACGGCCGACCATGCCCCAGCAGGGCCTCAAAGCTGCCGATCGACTCCGGAACCTGAAAGGGGCGTTCGAAGTCCGCTTCCCCATCGATGGTCAGAGCGTGCTTCTGATCGACGATGTCATGACCACCGGCGCGACGGCCCGGGAATGCGCGCGAACCTTGCTCAAGGCGGGGGCCCGGGAGGTGTCGGTGGCGGTGCTGGGGCGGGCGCGGCTGCATTAA
- a CDS encoding endonuclease III domain-containing protein, translated as MTNDSLIEIFNRLADHFGPLHWWPAETPFEVAVGAILTQNTNWRNVEMAVAALKKAGILSVAGLLEVERQRLEELIRSAGFFRQKAERLQLFAAYLQRNYGGDLTALLEGPLAEVRRELLTLKGVGPETADSILLYAGERPSFVVDAYTRRLFNRLGLLTGEEKYEDIRALFMDCLPHSCELFNEFHALIVEECKNYCRVQPICAACPLQSICEYDSKL; from the coding sequence ATGACCAATGACAGCCTGATCGAAATCTTCAACCGCCTTGCCGATCACTTCGGCCCCCTGCACTGGTGGCCGGCGGAAACACCCTTCGAGGTCGCGGTCGGGGCCATTCTCACTCAGAATACCAACTGGCGAAATGTGGAGATGGCTGTTGCGGCCCTTAAAAAGGCCGGAATATTGTCCGTCGCCGGTCTGCTCGAGGTCGAAAGACAGAGGCTCGAGGAACTGATCCGGTCAGCCGGATTTTTCCGACAGAAAGCCGAACGCCTGCAGCTTTTTGCCGCCTATCTGCAGAGGAATTACGGCGGGGATCTGACGGCCCTGCTGGAGGGGCCTCTGGCGGAGGTTCGCAGGGAGTTGCTGACGTTAAAGGGGGTGGGGCCGGAGACGGCCGATTCCATACTGCTTTATGCCGGGGAGAGGCCTTCCTTCGTTGTCGATGCCTACACGCGACGGCTTTTCAACCGGCTCGGTCTGCTGACAGGGGAAGAGAAGTATGAGGACATCCGTGCCCTGTTCATGGATTGTCTGCCCCACAGCTGCGAGCTCTTCAACGAATTCCATGCCCTGATTGTTGAGGAGTGCAAAAACTACTGCCGCGTCCAGCCTATCTGTGCTGCCTGCCCGCTGCAGTCGATCTGCGAGTATGACTCCAAATTGTGA
- a CDS encoding cytochrome c has translation MTPLWRKWKDRVLCRLGLAFLPVLVLALTPGPGFCLPRAMRPSTDFFIRTTHTENRSIDSDRILFEQNCTLCHTRELVLNKTADWERDEIRSALDYLNRLNPAMPDYKGTPAEKDRIADYIFLLNNDGRQPPKP, from the coding sequence ATGACCCCGCTTTGGAGGAAATGGAAAGATAGGGTTCTTTGCCGTCTCGGGCTGGCCTTCCTGCCTGTTCTGGTCCTGGCTCTGACACCCGGGCCGGGTTTTTGTCTCCCCCGCGCCATGCGCCCTTCGACCGACTTTTTCATCCGGACGACCCACACAGAAAACCGTTCCATTGATTCCGACCGGATCCTTTTCGAGCAGAATTGTACACTTTGCCACACTCGGGAGCTGGTCCTGAATAAAACCGCCGACTGGGAGCGGGACGAAATCCGCTCCGCTCTTGATTATCTCAACCGGCTGAATCCGGCCATGCCCGACTATAAAGGAACTCCGGCGGAAAAAGACCGCATCGCCGACTACATCTTTCTTTTGAATAACGACGGCAGACAGCCACCGAAACCCTGA